In one window of Pseudomonas putida DNA:
- a CDS encoding NCS2 family permease: MLERLFQLKAHNTNVRTEILAGVTTFLAMAYILFVNPSILGETGMDKGAIFVATCLAAAIGSVTMGLIANYPIALAPGMGLNAFFTYTVVLHMGHTWQVALGAVFLSAVLFFLLSIFRIREWIVNSIPLPLRSAIAAGIGLFLALIALHNAGIVVDNPATLVGLGDLKQPAPILATLGFFLIVGLESLKVRGAVLIGILAVTVVSILVGASQFGGIVSMPPSLAPTFLQLDIKGALDVGLISVIFAFLFVDLFDNSGTLIGVAKRAGLMGKDGHMPKMGRALIADSTAAMAGSLLGTSTTTSYIESAAGVSAGGRTGLTAIVVAVLFLLALFFAPLAGSVPAYATAPALLFVAVLMASGLAEINWDDVTEAAPVVVTALAMPLTYSIANGIAFGFIAWTAIKLISGRHRDLNPALVILSILFVIKLGWFNA, from the coding sequence ATGCTGGAAAGGCTGTTTCAACTAAAAGCACACAACACCAACGTGCGCACCGAGATCCTCGCGGGCGTCACCACCTTCCTGGCGATGGCCTACATCCTGTTCGTCAACCCGAGCATCCTCGGCGAAACCGGCATGGACAAGGGCGCGATCTTCGTCGCCACGTGCCTTGCCGCCGCCATCGGCTCGGTCACCATGGGCCTGATCGCCAACTATCCGATCGCCCTCGCCCCGGGCATGGGCCTGAACGCCTTCTTCACCTACACCGTGGTCCTGCACATGGGCCACACCTGGCAGGTGGCACTGGGTGCGGTATTCCTCTCGGCGGTGCTGTTCTTCCTGCTGTCGATCTTCCGCATCCGTGAGTGGATCGTGAACAGCATCCCGCTGCCGCTGCGCTCGGCGATCGCCGCCGGTATCGGCCTGTTCCTGGCACTCATCGCCCTGCACAATGCGGGCATCGTCGTCGATAACCCAGCCACCCTGGTCGGCCTGGGCGACCTCAAGCAGCCTGCACCGATCCTGGCCACCCTCGGCTTCTTCCTCATCGTCGGCCTCGAGTCGCTGAAAGTACGCGGCGCCGTGCTGATCGGCATCCTCGCCGTGACGGTGGTGTCGATCCTGGTGGGTGCCAGCCAATTCGGCGGCATCGTTTCCATGCCGCCGTCGCTGGCCCCGACCTTCCTGCAACTGGACATCAAGGGCGCGCTGGACGTCGGGCTGATCAGCGTGATCTTCGCCTTCCTGTTCGTCGACCTGTTCGACAACTCCGGCACCCTGATCGGCGTGGCCAAGCGCGCCGGCCTGATGGGCAAGGACGGCCACATGCCGAAGATGGGCCGTGCGCTGATCGCCGACAGCACCGCAGCCATGGCCGGCTCGCTGCTGGGCACCTCGACCACCACCAGCTATATCGAATCGGCTGCCGGCGTAAGTGCCGGCGGACGCACCGGCCTGACCGCCATCGTGGTAGCCGTGCTGTTCCTGCTCGCGCTGTTCTTCGCGCCGCTGGCCGGTAGCGTGCCGGCCTATGCCACCGCGCCGGCACTGCTGTTCGTTGCCGTGCTGATGGCCTCGGGCCTGGCCGAGATCAACTGGGACGACGTCACCGAGGCCGCGCCGGTAGTGGTCACCGCCCTGGCCATGCCGTTGACCTATTCGATCGCCAACGGCATCGCCTTCGGCTTCATCGCCTGGACCGCCATCAAGCTGATCTCCGGTCGTCATCGCGACCTGAACCCGGCCCTGGTGATCCTGTCCATTCTGTTCGTCATCAAGCTGGGCTGGTTCAACGCATGA
- a CDS encoding MFS transporter, whose product MSESAPLLLRHHRPFIAFWLARVFTASGFQMLTVAIGWHLYQLTGNVLDLGLVGLVEFAPRVLFMLHTGHVADRYDRRKVAALCQCLQGLIALALALGSATDSVTRELIFVLAFLLGATRSFEMPATQALLPNVVPPGLFPRAVAASASATQAATIVAPAVGGLLYAFGSIWVYGPTVLLYAIACLLMLSLDSRQQTPQRGRASLESLLAGIRFIRSRPDILGAISLDLFAVLLGGATALLPVFAKDILLTGAWGLGLLRSAPAVGALLMSLWLARFPVERKVGRTMFTAVGVFGVATIAFGLSTSFWFSLAVLVVLGAADMISMVIRSAFVQLETPDEMRGRVSAVNGLFIGASNQLGEFESGVTAHWFGTVPAVVLGGVGTLVVTGVWMKLFPTLANRDRMHTPQ is encoded by the coding sequence ATGTCTGAGTCCGCACCGTTGCTGTTGCGTCACCACCGTCCGTTCATCGCGTTCTGGCTTGCGCGGGTCTTCACCGCCAGCGGCTTCCAGATGCTCACCGTGGCCATCGGCTGGCACCTCTACCAGCTCACCGGCAACGTCCTGGACCTGGGCCTGGTCGGCCTGGTCGAATTCGCCCCACGGGTGCTGTTCATGCTGCACACCGGGCATGTCGCCGACCGCTACGACCGGCGCAAGGTCGCCGCCCTGTGCCAGTGCCTGCAAGGGCTCATCGCCCTGGCCCTGGCGCTGGGCAGTGCCACCGACAGCGTCACCCGTGAACTGATCTTCGTGCTGGCCTTCCTGCTCGGTGCCACCCGCTCCTTCGAGATGCCTGCGACCCAGGCACTGCTGCCCAACGTGGTGCCGCCGGGGCTGTTCCCGCGCGCCGTCGCTGCGTCGGCGTCGGCGACCCAGGCAGCGACCATCGTCGCCCCGGCGGTCGGCGGCCTGCTCTACGCTTTCGGCAGCATCTGGGTGTATGGCCCGACGGTATTGCTGTACGCCATTGCCTGCCTGCTGATGCTCAGCCTCGACTCGCGCCAGCAGACACCCCAGCGCGGCCGTGCCAGCCTGGAATCACTGCTGGCCGGCATCCGCTTCATTCGCAGTCGCCCGGACATCCTCGGCGCCATCTCGCTGGACCTGTTCGCCGTACTGCTCGGCGGTGCCACGGCGCTGCTGCCGGTGTTCGCGAAGGATATCCTGCTCACCGGCGCCTGGGGCCTGGGCCTGCTGCGCTCGGCCCCGGCGGTAGGTGCCTTGTTGATGTCGCTGTGGCTGGCGCGCTTCCCGGTAGAACGCAAGGTCGGCCGGACCATGTTCACCGCCGTCGGCGTGTTCGGCGTGGCGACCATCGCCTTTGGTCTGTCGACCTCGTTCTGGTTCTCGCTGGCGGTGCTGGTGGTACTGGGCGCGGCAGACATGATCAGCATGGTTATCCGCAGCGCCTTCGTGCAACTGGAGACACCCGATGAAATGCGCGGCCGGGTCAGCGCGGTGAACGGGCTGTTCATCGGTGCCTCGAATCAGCTCGGCGAGTTCGAATCCGGGGTCACTGCGCACTGGTTTGGCACAGTTCCGGCGGTGGTGCTGGGTGGTGTGGGCACGCTGGTGGTCACTGGCGTGTGGATGAAGCTGTTCCCGACCCTGGCCAACCGCGACCGCATGCACACTCCGCAATAG
- a CDS encoding FAD-binding and (Fe-S)-binding domain-containing protein has product MSLPAAFLRDAERLIPAERRFDDPTSTLAFGTDASFYRLIPKLVVRVESEDEVVELIRLAQRERVPVTFRAAGTSLSGQAISDSVLIVLGDNWNGREIRNQGEQIRLQPGVIGAQANAWLAPYGRKIGPDPASINACKIGGIVANNASGMCCGTAQNTYHTLAGLRLVLADGTRLDSEDPASVAAFEQSHAALLDELARLGRETRANTELADRIRHKYRLKNTTGLSLNALVDYDQPLDILQHLLVGSEGTLGFISAVTYDTVPDHPHKASALLVFPTVESCCRAVTVLKRQPVSAVELLDRRSLRSVQEMPGMPAWVKGLSSNACALLIESRAASQSLLHEQLALVMGSIAEFPLEQKVEFSEDPTVYNLLWKIRKDTFPAVGAVRQTGTTVIIEDVTFPVEQLAEGVNRLIQLFDRHRYDEAIIFGHALEGNLHFVFTQGFNSAEEVARYQAFMEDVAQLVAVEFGGSLKAEHGTGRNMAPFVELEWGKDAYQLMWALKRLLDPNGILNPDVVLSNDPDIHLKSLKPLPAADEIVDKCIECGFCEPVCPSKGLTLSPRQRIVMWRDIQAKRRAGLDTRELLQTYQYQGIDTCAATGLCAQRCPVGINTGELVKKLRGQAADHLKTADWLAEHFHSALSGARLTLAAANGARKLLGAPRLARLSSGLRKVSNGRLPQWTAAMPQPLKPIDFGPASHDARPRVVYLAACVSRVMGPAYGDREQRSLLDKTQALLEKAGYQVIFPDNADSLCCGQPFASKGYAEQAEHKRQELIAALLHASRGGLDPIYCDTSPCTLRLVQDLGDTRLDLYDPVRFIRTHLLDKLEFTPQEEPVAVHVTCSTQHLGESQALIDLARRCSKQVVIPEGIHCCGFAGDKGFTTPELNAHSLRSLKDAVQYCSEGISTSRTCEIGLSSHSGIDYHGLVYLVDRVTRARAI; this is encoded by the coding sequence ATGAGCCTGCCCGCTGCGTTCCTGCGTGATGCCGAGCGCCTGATCCCTGCCGAACGCCGTTTCGACGACCCGACCTCGACCCTGGCCTTCGGCACCGACGCCAGTTTCTACCGGCTGATCCCCAAGCTGGTGGTGCGCGTCGAATCCGAGGACGAGGTGGTCGAGCTGATCCGCCTGGCCCAGCGTGAGCGCGTGCCGGTAACCTTCCGCGCTGCAGGCACGAGCCTCTCCGGGCAGGCCATCAGCGACTCGGTGCTGATCGTGCTGGGCGACAACTGGAACGGCCGCGAGATTCGCAACCAGGGCGAACAGATCCGCCTGCAGCCCGGGGTCATCGGTGCCCAGGCCAATGCCTGGCTGGCCCCCTACGGGCGCAAGATCGGACCTGATCCGGCGTCGATCAATGCCTGCAAGATCGGCGGTATCGTCGCCAACAATGCCAGCGGCATGTGCTGCGGTACCGCGCAGAACACCTACCACACTCTTGCTGGCCTGCGCCTGGTACTGGCCGACGGCACTCGCCTGGACAGCGAAGACCCGGCCAGCGTCGCCGCCTTCGAGCAGAGCCACGCCGCACTGCTCGACGAACTTGCCCGACTTGGCCGGGAAACCCGCGCCAACACCGAACTGGCCGACCGCATCCGCCACAAGTACAGGCTGAAGAACACCACCGGCCTCTCGCTCAACGCACTGGTGGACTACGACCAGCCGCTGGATATCCTCCAGCACCTGCTGGTCGGCTCCGAAGGCACCCTGGGTTTCATCAGCGCAGTCACCTATGACACCGTGCCTGACCACCCGCACAAGGCCAGCGCCCTGCTGGTGTTTCCCACTGTCGAAAGCTGCTGCCGGGCAGTGACCGTGCTCAAGCGCCAGCCCGTGTCGGCGGTCGAGCTGCTCGACCGCCGCAGCCTGCGCTCGGTGCAGGAGATGCCAGGCATGCCGGCCTGGGTGAAAGGCCTGTCGAGCAACGCCTGCGCCCTGCTGATCGAGTCCCGCGCCGCCAGCCAGAGCCTGCTGCACGAACAACTGGCGCTGGTGATGGGGTCAATCGCCGAATTCCCGCTCGAGCAGAAGGTCGAGTTCAGCGAAGACCCGACGGTGTACAACCTGCTGTGGAAGATTCGCAAGGACACCTTCCCTGCCGTCGGCGCCGTACGCCAGACCGGCACCACGGTGATCATCGAAGACGTGACCTTCCCGGTAGAGCAACTGGCCGAGGGCGTCAACCGCCTGATCCAGCTGTTCGACAGGCATCGCTATGACGAGGCGATCATTTTCGGCCACGCACTGGAAGGCAACCTGCACTTCGTTTTCACCCAGGGCTTCAACAGCGCCGAGGAAGTTGCGCGTTACCAGGCCTTCATGGAGGACGTCGCGCAACTGGTGGCGGTGGAGTTCGGCGGCTCGCTCAAGGCCGAGCACGGCACCGGACGCAACATGGCGCCCTTCGTCGAGCTGGAATGGGGCAAGGACGCCTACCAGTTGATGTGGGCACTCAAGCGCTTGCTCGACCCCAACGGCATCCTCAACCCGGATGTGGTGCTCAGCAACGATCCGGACATCCACCTCAAAAGCCTCAAGCCACTGCCGGCGGCCGACGAGATCGTCGACAAATGCATCGAGTGCGGTTTCTGCGAGCCGGTGTGCCCGTCCAAGGGACTGACCCTCAGCCCGCGGCAGCGCATCGTCATGTGGCGCGATATCCAGGCCAAGCGTCGTGCCGGCCTCGACACTCGCGAGCTGCTGCAAACCTATCAATACCAGGGTATCGATACCTGTGCCGCTACCGGCCTGTGCGCCCAGCGTTGCCCGGTGGGGATCAATACCGGCGAACTGGTGAAGAAACTGCGCGGCCAGGCCGCCGATCACCTGAAGACTGCCGACTGGCTGGCCGAGCACTTCCACTCTGCCCTCAGTGGCGCACGCCTGACCCTCGCCGCGGCCAACGGCGCACGCAAGCTGCTCGGTGCCCCACGCCTGGCGCGCCTCAGCAGTGGCCTGCGCAAGGTCAGCAACGGTCGCCTGCCGCAGTGGACAGCGGCCATGCCGCAACCGCTCAAACCGATCGACTTCGGCCCGGCAAGCCACGATGCACGACCCCGGGTGGTTTACCTTGCGGCCTGTGTGTCGCGTGTCATGGGTCCGGCCTATGGCGATCGCGAGCAGCGCTCGTTGCTGGACAAGACCCAGGCCCTGCTGGAAAAGGCCGGCTACCAGGTGATCTTCCCCGACAACGCCGATAGCCTCTGCTGTGGCCAGCCATTTGCTTCCAAGGGCTACGCCGAGCAGGCCGAGCACAAGCGCCAGGAACTGATCGCCGCCCTGCTGCATGCCAGCCGCGGCGGCCTCGATCCAATCTATTGCGACACCAGCCCCTGCACCTTGCGCCTGGTGCAGGATCTGGGGGACACCCGGTTGGATCTTTACGACCCGGTGCGCTTCATCCGCACGCATCTGCTCGACAAGCTGGAGTTCACCCCACAGGAGGAACCTGTGGCCGTACATGTCACCTGCAGCACCCAGCACCTGGGCGAAAGCCAGGCGCTGATCGACCTCGCGCGGCGTTGCAGCAAACAGGTGGTGATTCCCGAGGGTATCCACTGCTGTGGGTTCGCTGGTGACAAGGGGTTCACCACGCCAGAGCTCAATGCCCATTCCCTGCGCAGCCTGAAAGATGCCGTGCAGTACTGCAGCGAAGGGATTTCCACCAGCCGTACCTGCGAGATCGGGCTGTCGAGCCATAGTGGTATCGACTATCACGGATTGGTCTATCTGGTGGACCGAGTGACACGCGCACGAGCTATTTAG
- the lldD gene encoding FMN-dependent L-lactate dehydrogenase LldD, whose product MIISASTDYRAAAQRKLPPFLFHYADGGAYAEHTLRHNVSDLASIALRQRVLRNMSELSLQTRLFDETLSMPVALAPVGLTGMYARRGEVQAARAAAAHGIPFTLSTVSVCPIEEVAPAIDRPMWFQLYVLKDRGFMRNALERAKAAGVKTLVFTVDMPVPGARYRDAHSGMSGANGPMRRVLQAMTHPEWAWDVGVMGRPHDLGNISTYRGNPTGLADYIGWLGNNFDPSISWKDLEWIREFWDGPMIIKGILDADDARDAVRFGADGIVVSNHGGRQLDGVLSSARALPAIADAVKGDLKILADSGVRSGLDVVRMIALGADTVLIGRAFLWALAVHGQAGVKNLLELFEKEMRVAMVLTGAKSIGEISRDSLVRELGA is encoded by the coding sequence ATGATCATTTCAGCCTCCACCGACTATCGCGCCGCGGCCCAGCGCAAGCTGCCCCCCTTCCTGTTCCACTACGCCGACGGCGGCGCCTACGCCGAGCACACCCTGCGCCACAATGTCTCGGACCTGGCCAGCATCGCCCTGCGCCAGCGAGTCCTGAGAAACATGTCCGAGCTGAGCCTTCAGACCCGGCTGTTCGACGAAACCCTGAGCATGCCCGTGGCCCTGGCCCCGGTCGGTCTCACCGGCATGTACGCGCGCCGTGGCGAAGTGCAAGCGGCGCGCGCGGCGGCGGCGCACGGCATTCCCTTCACCCTGTCCACGGTGTCGGTCTGCCCGATCGAGGAAGTGGCGCCGGCCATCGACCGGCCCATGTGGTTCCAGCTGTATGTCCTGAAGGACCGCGGCTTCATGCGCAACGCCCTGGAGCGCGCCAAGGCCGCCGGGGTGAAGACGCTGGTGTTCACCGTCGACATGCCCGTGCCCGGCGCCCGCTACCGTGACGCCCATTCCGGCATGAGTGGCGCCAACGGCCCGATGCGTCGTGTGTTGCAAGCCATGACCCACCCTGAATGGGCCTGGGACGTCGGCGTGATGGGACGCCCCCACGACCTGGGCAATATTTCCACCTATCGCGGCAACCCGACCGGCCTTGCCGACTACATCGGCTGGCTGGGCAACAATTTCGACCCGTCGATTTCCTGGAAGGACCTGGAGTGGATCCGCGAATTCTGGGACGGCCCGATGATCATCAAGGGCATCCTCGACGCCGATGACGCCCGTGACGCCGTCAGGTTCGGTGCCGACGGCATCGTCGTCTCCAACCACGGCGGCCGCCAGCTCGACGGCGTGCTGTCCAGCGCCCGCGCCCTGCCGGCCATTGCCGACGCGGTCAAGGGTGATTTGAAGATTCTCGCCGACTCGGGTGTCCGCAGCGGCCTGGACGTGGTGCGCATGATCGCCCTGGGCGCCGACACGGTGCTGATCGGCCGCGCCTTCCTCTGGGCCCTGGCCGTGCATGGCCAGGCTGGGGTGAAGAACCTGCTGGAGCTGTTCGAGAAAGAAATGCGCGTGGCCATGGTGCTGACCGGCGCCAAGTCGATCGGCGAGATCAGCCGCGATTCACTGGTACGCGAGTTGGGCGCCTGA
- a CDS encoding lactate permease LctP family transporter, with translation MQTWQQLYTPLGSLGLSALAAVIPIVFFFLALAVFRLKGHVAGSITLGLSILVAIFAFQMPVDMALAAAGYGFLYGLWPIAWIIVAAVFLYKLTVKSGQFEVIRSSVLSITDDQRLQVLLIGFCFGAFLEGAAGFGAPVAITAALLVGLGFNPLYAAGLCLIANTAPVAFGALGIPIIVAGQVTGIDAFHIGAMTGRQLPLLSLFVPFWLVFMMDGLRGVKETWPAALVAGLSFAVTQYFTSNFIGPELPDITSALASLVALTLFLKVWQPKRAFAEAKGSVGAAVVSSGGSQPSPYSFGEIFKAWSPFLILTVLVTIWTLKPFKAAFAPGGAMYNFVFNFAIPHLDQLVIKTAPIVTAPTAMPAVFKLDPISATGTAIFLSALISMWVLKINVKTGLTTFKETFWELRWPILSIGMVLAFAFVTNYSGMSSTMALVLAGTGAAFPFFSPFLGWLGVFLTGSDTSSNALFSSLQATTAHQIGVSDTLLVAANTSGGVTGKMISPQSIAVACAATGLVGKESDLFRFTVKHSLFFATIVGLITLVQAYWLTGMLVHH, from the coding sequence ATGCAAACCTGGCAACAACTCTACACACCGCTTGGTAGTCTCGGCCTGTCCGCACTGGCGGCGGTCATCCCCATCGTGTTCTTCTTCCTCGCCCTCGCCGTGTTCCGCCTCAAGGGACACGTGGCAGGCAGCATTACCCTCGGCCTGTCGATCCTGGTGGCGATCTTCGCCTTCCAGATGCCTGTCGACATGGCCCTTGCCGCAGCAGGCTACGGCTTCCTCTATGGCCTCTGGCCGATTGCCTGGATCATCGTTGCCGCGGTGTTCCTGTACAAACTCACGGTCAAGAGCGGTCAGTTCGAAGTCATCCGCAGCTCGGTACTGTCGATCACCGACGACCAGCGCCTGCAGGTGCTGCTGATCGGCTTCTGCTTCGGTGCCTTCCTCGAAGGCGCAGCCGGCTTCGGCGCGCCCGTGGCCATCACCGCCGCACTGCTGGTGGGTCTGGGCTTCAACCCGCTGTATGCCGCGGGCCTGTGCCTGATCGCCAACACCGCGCCGGTCGCCTTCGGCGCGCTGGGCATTCCGATCATCGTCGCCGGGCAAGTGACCGGTATCGACGCCTTCCACATTGGCGCCATGACCGGCCGCCAGCTGCCGCTGCTGTCGCTGTTCGTGCCGTTCTGGCTGGTGTTCATGATGGATGGTCTGCGTGGCGTGAAAGAGACCTGGCCCGCCGCGCTGGTCGCCGGCCTGAGCTTCGCCGTGACCCAGTACTTCACGTCCAACTTCATCGGTCCTGAACTGCCGGACATCACCTCGGCCCTGGCCAGCCTGGTCGCCCTGACCCTGTTCCTCAAAGTCTGGCAGCCCAAGCGCGCGTTCGCCGAGGCCAAGGGCAGCGTCGGTGCGGCCGTGGTCAGCAGTGGCGGCAGCCAGCCTTCGCCGTACAGCTTCGGCGAGATCTTCAAGGCCTGGTCGCCATTCCTGATTCTCACCGTGCTGGTGACCATCTGGACCCTCAAGCCCTTCAAGGCTGCGTTCGCGCCGGGCGGCGCGATGTACAACTTCGTGTTCAACTTCGCCATCCCGCACCTCGATCAACTGGTGATCAAGACTGCCCCGATTGTCACCGCACCGACCGCAATGCCGGCCGTGTTCAAGCTCGACCCGATCTCCGCCACCGGCACCGCGATCTTCCTGTCGGCACTGATCTCGATGTGGGTCCTGAAGATCAATGTCAAAACTGGTCTTACCACTTTCAAAGAGACCTTCTGGGAACTGCGCTGGCCGATCCTGTCGATCGGCATGGTGCTGGCCTTCGCCTTCGTCACCAACTACTCGGGCATGTCCTCGACCATGGCCCTGGTCCTGGCCGGCACCGGCGCGGCGTTCCCATTCTTCTCGCCGTTCCTGGGTTGGCTGGGCGTGTTCCTGACCGGATCCGACACGTCGTCCAACGCCCTGTTCAGTTCGCTGCAGGCCACCACCGCGCACCAGATCGGCGTCAGCGACACCTTGCTGGTCGCCGCCAACACCAGCGGCGGCGTGACCGGCAAGATGATCTCGCCGCAGTCGATCGCCGTGGCCTGCGCCGCCACCGGCCTGGTCGGCAAGGAGTCGGACCTGTTCCGCTTCACCGTCAAGCACAGCCTGTTCTTCGCGACCATCGTCGGCCTGATCACCCTGGTCCAGGCCTACTGGCTGACCGGTATGCTGGTTCATCACTAA
- a CDS encoding FCD domain-containing protein, with the protein MVFDQVRQRRLSDDIVDRLEGMILEGTLTSGQRLPAERALAEQFGVSRPSLREAIQKLVAKGLLVSRQGGGNYVAESLGSTFSDPLLQLLEHNPEAQRDLLEFRHTLEASCAFYAAQRATEPDRARLKAAFDALQDCYARVDEVSRAEEGAADARFHLAIAEASHNAVLLHTIRGLFDLLKRNVVTNIGGMYQQRTETRDMLISQHRELYEAIVEGRAEDAREVSSRHILYVQEVLEEAQQEAQRLARAERRNGR; encoded by the coding sequence ATGGTTTTTGATCAGGTCCGCCAACGGCGCCTGTCCGACGATATCGTCGATCGACTGGAAGGGATGATTCTCGAGGGGACGTTGACCTCGGGGCAACGCCTGCCCGCCGAACGCGCCCTGGCCGAGCAGTTCGGCGTTTCCCGCCCGTCGTTGCGCGAGGCGATCCAGAAACTGGTGGCCAAGGGGCTGCTGGTCAGCCGCCAGGGAGGCGGCAACTATGTGGCCGAGTCGCTGGGATCGACGTTCAGTGATCCCTTGTTGCAGTTGCTTGAGCACAACCCTGAGGCTCAGCGCGACCTGCTGGAGTTTCGTCACACCCTTGAGGCCTCATGCGCCTTCTACGCAGCCCAGCGTGCCACCGAGCCGGATCGGGCGCGGTTGAAGGCCGCCTTCGATGCGCTGCAGGACTGCTATGCCCGCGTCGATGAGGTCAGTCGTGCAGAAGAGGGCGCAGCGGATGCCCGGTTTCATCTGGCGATTGCCGAGGCCAGCCACAATGCCGTGCTGCTGCATACCATTCGTGGTCTGTTCGACCTGCTCAAGCGCAATGTAGTGACCAACATCGGGGGCATGTACCAGCAGCGTACGGAAACGCGCGACATGCTGATCAGTCAGCATCGCGAACTGTACGAGGCGATCGTCGAGGGGCGTGCGGAAGATGCGCGGGAGGTGTCGAGCCGGCACATCCTGTATGTGCAGGAAGTGCTGGAAGAAGCGCAGCAGGAGGCCCAGCGCTTGGCGCGCGCTGAGCGACGCAACGGGCGCTAG